One window from the genome of Desulfobotulus pelophilus encodes:
- the lepA gene encoding translation elongation factor 4, which yields MKNIRNFSIIAHIDHGKSTLSDRLIQSTGIIADRDFHDQILDSMDIERERGITIKSQTVCLPYRASDGKEYSLNLIDTPGHVDFTYEVSRALASCEGALLLVDATQGVEAQTLANLYLAMEHNLVIIPVINKIDLPSANVEWVKEQIADDLGLDPFDAVLTSAKEGMGIDELLEVIVTKLPPPAGDPEAPLKARIFDSHYDPYRGTVVHMRIVDGAIKAGDEIRFMSNNAVYRVEEVGLFQIIRNPQKTLKAGQVGYMIAGIKTVSDTRCGDTVTHHKKPCTRAFGGFHEAKPVVFSSLYPVASDDYEELATAIEKLKLNDAALMYEKDSSAALGFGFRCGFLGMLHLEVVQERLEREFDLSLIITAPSVSYHLELMDGESLVVDNPALYPDPTLIQSVKEPFIKANIIVPERYMGAVMKLCMERRGINRNYQYLTSSRLEMIFELPLGEVVYDFYDKLKSITQGYGSFDYDMLEHRETNLVKLDILVNGEKVDALAQLVHKDKAEARGRMACERLREEIPRQQFKIPIQAAIGGKIVARETISAFRKDVTAKCYGGDISRKRKLLEKQKKGKKRMKMVGQVEIPQSAFLSVLKTGD from the coding sequence ATGAAGAATATTCGAAATTTCAGCATTATAGCCCACATTGATCACGGAAAGTCCACGCTTTCCGATCGTCTTATTCAATCTACGGGGATCATTGCAGACCGGGATTTTCATGATCAGATTCTGGACTCCATGGATATTGAACGGGAGCGAGGCATTACCATTAAGAGTCAGACTGTTTGTCTCCCTTACAGGGCTTCTGACGGTAAAGAATATTCTCTGAACCTCATCGATACTCCGGGCCATGTGGATTTTACCTATGAAGTTTCCCGTGCTTTGGCGTCCTGTGAAGGGGCGCTGCTGCTGGTAGATGCCACCCAGGGTGTGGAGGCCCAGACCTTGGCAAATCTCTATCTGGCCATGGAACACAATCTTGTCATTATTCCTGTAATCAACAAAATCGACCTTCCCAGTGCGAACGTGGAGTGGGTAAAAGAGCAGATTGCCGATGACCTTGGGCTTGATCCCTTTGATGCTGTATTGACCTCAGCCAAAGAAGGTATGGGTATTGACGAGCTGCTGGAAGTCATAGTGACAAAATTGCCGCCACCTGCAGGAGACCCCGAAGCTCCGTTAAAGGCCAGAATTTTTGACTCCCACTATGATCCGTACCGGGGTACTGTCGTGCACATGCGCATTGTGGACGGGGCCATTAAGGCTGGTGATGAAATACGCTTCATGAGTAACAATGCCGTATACAGGGTTGAGGAGGTAGGGCTTTTTCAGATTATCCGTAATCCTCAGAAAACTCTGAAGGCGGGGCAGGTCGGGTATATGATTGCCGGAATTAAAACAGTCAGCGATACCCGGTGCGGGGATACGGTTACCCATCATAAAAAACCTTGTACCAGGGCTTTCGGAGGATTTCATGAAGCCAAGCCTGTGGTTTTTTCTTCCCTGTACCCTGTGGCTTCGGATGATTATGAAGAGCTGGCAACGGCCATAGAAAAGCTCAAATTAAATGATGCGGCTCTGATGTATGAGAAGGATAGTTCCGCAGCCTTGGGGTTTGGTTTCCGGTGCGGTTTTCTGGGGATGCTGCATCTTGAGGTCGTGCAGGAAAGACTTGAAAGGGAGTTTGATCTTTCCCTTATTATAACGGCTCCATCTGTCAGTTATCACCTGGAGCTGATGGATGGGGAATCCCTTGTGGTGGATAATCCAGCCCTTTACCCTGATCCTACCCTGATTCAAAGCGTGAAAGAACCTTTTATCAAAGCTAATATTATTGTTCCCGAGCGGTATATGGGTGCTGTGATGAAGCTTTGCATGGAACGTCGGGGGATCAACCGAAACTACCAGTATCTGACTTCCAGCCGTTTGGAAATGATTTTTGAGCTTCCCCTCGGTGAGGTGGTGTATGATTTTTATGATAAGCTGAAGAGTATTACTCAAGGATATGGTTCCTTTGATTATGATATGCTGGAACATAGAGAAACCAATCTCGTTAAGCTGGATATTCTTGTGAATGGTGAAAAGGTGGATGCCCTTGCTCAGCTGGTGCATAAAGATAAGGCTGAGGCCAGAGGCCGCATGGCTTGCGAACGCTTACGGGAAGAAATTCCACGGCAGCAGTTTAAAATACCCATTCAGGCAGCCATAGGGGGCAAGATTGTTGCCAGAGAAACCATTTCTGCTTTCCGTAAGGATGTCACGGCTAAATGTTATGGCGGTGACATTAGTCGAAAGCGTAAGCTTTTGGAAAAACAGAAAAAAGGTAAGAAGAGAATGAAGATGGTCGGGCAGGTGGAAATTCCACAGTCAGCCTTTCTTTCTGTTCTGAAAACAGGAGACTGA
- a CDS encoding amino acid ABC transporter substrate-binding protein, protein MKKIMMAVFCVMAMVLTAHADNSWERVQKAGKLMIGLDDAFAPMGYRLEDGTLVGFDVDAAEALGERMGIAIEWHPTAWDGVIHSLNSGKFDCIWNGMTITPTRAEQVNFTEPYIMDGQVVVVRFNETRFASYEDLGGMVVGLQKGSSALNALQALPEAPRDVREYADNPKALLDLESGRLDAVIIDNVVGRDAISKRIGRYKVLPGFITKEPFGVAFRKAEHSLRNRVQAELDAMVADGTLGLISEKWFGENIVDKASW, encoded by the coding sequence ATGAAAAAGATTATGATGGCTGTTTTTTGCGTAATGGCAATGGTCTTAACGGCCCATGCGGACAATTCATGGGAGCGGGTGCAGAAAGCTGGAAAGCTTATGATCGGCCTGGATGACGCTTTTGCTCCAATGGGGTATCGTCTTGAGGACGGAACGCTTGTGGGCTTTGATGTGGATGCTGCCGAAGCCCTTGGAGAGCGTATGGGGATTGCCATTGAATGGCATCCCACGGCATGGGATGGTGTGATTCACTCTTTGAATTCCGGCAAGTTTGACTGTATCTGGAATGGTATGACCATTACCCCGACACGGGCGGAGCAGGTCAATTTCACGGAACCTTATATTATGGACGGGCAGGTTGTGGTGGTGCGTTTCAATGAAACCCGTTTTGCCTCTTATGAAGATCTGGGAGGCATGGTGGTTGGTCTTCAGAAGGGATCCAGTGCTTTGAATGCTCTTCAGGCTCTTCCTGAAGCCCCAAGGGATGTGAGAGAATATGCGGATAATCCCAAGGCTCTTCTTGATCTTGAAAGCGGACGTCTGGATGCGGTGATCATTGATAATGTCGTGGGAAGGGATGCGATTTCCAAGCGTATCGGAAGATACAAAGTCCTGCCCGGCTTCATAACCAAGGAACCCTTTGGTGTGGCGTTCCGTAAGGCGGAACACAGCCTGCGGAACCGGGTGCAGGCAGAGTTGGATGCCATGGTGGCTGATGGAACGCTTGGCCTGATTTCTGAAAAGTGGTTTGGTGAGAATATTGTAGACAAAGCATCCTGGTAA
- a CDS encoding ABC transporter permease subunit (The N-terminal region of this protein, as described by TIGR01726, is a three transmembrane segment that identifies a subfamily of ABC transporter permease subunits, which specificities that include histidine, arginine, glutamine, glutamate, L-cystine (sic), the opines (in Agrobacterium) octopine and nopaline, etc.), with translation MVRVMKATFLALCFLALSGVVHADTSALFRQADNVMASGDLSGAAGILASVPSPDRGGEVAPFVRSRMQMARIYHAMGDYGAAMDACREVLVPYPQNVEAANFLRSLERETLPAYILFFKDAALFLPSLLKGAGMTLTLVLVTMVVSPLGGLLIALGRISRVPPLSVLCWFVIWFFRGTPLLLQLFFIYYGLPSLGITLSPMAAALFGLGINYSAYLAEIIRGGIESIDGGQMEAAKAIGMSYGQAMRRVIIPQTYKRLIPPVGNEFIALIKDTALVSTIAMVELMRAADQMFNAYFNINVLILAACMYLLFTTVFTFCFETLERRVGVYEKR, from the coding sequence ATGGTAAGAGTAATGAAAGCCACCTTTCTGGCTCTGTGTTTTTTGGCCCTGTCCGGTGTGGTTCATGCGGATACATCCGCCCTTTTTCGTCAGGCGGATAATGTTATGGCTTCAGGCGATCTTTCGGGAGCCGCGGGTATTCTTGCTTCTGTTCCATCTCCTGACAGGGGCGGCGAAGTGGCTCCTTTTGTTCGAAGCCGCATGCAGATGGCCCGGATCTACCATGCCATGGGGGATTATGGGGCGGCTATGGATGCCTGCAGGGAGGTGTTGGTACCCTACCCGCAGAATGTTGAAGCGGCCAATTTTCTGCGTTCTCTGGAAAGGGAAACCCTGCCCGCTTATATTCTTTTTTTTAAGGATGCGGCCCTTTTTCTCCCGAGTCTGCTGAAAGGGGCCGGGATGACGCTGACCCTGGTTCTGGTGACCATGGTTGTGTCTCCTCTGGGGGGACTTCTCATTGCACTGGGCCGTATCAGCCGTGTTCCTCCGCTTTCCGTTTTGTGCTGGTTTGTTATCTGGTTTTTCCGGGGGACACCGCTTTTGCTGCAACTGTTTTTTATTTACTATGGTCTCCCCAGCCTGGGGATAACCCTTTCTCCTATGGCTGCGGCCCTTTTTGGCCTGGGTATTAACTATTCGGCCTATCTGGCTGAGATTATACGGGGTGGCATTGAAAGCATTGACGGTGGACAGATGGAAGCTGCCAAGGCCATTGGTATGAGCTATGGCCAGGCCATGCGAAGAGTCATTATTCCCCAGACCTACAAACGCCTGATACCTCCTGTGGGTAATGAGTTCATTGCCCTTATCAAGGACACAGCACTGGTGTCCACCATCGCCATGGTGGAGCTGATGAGGGCAGCCGATCAGATGTTTAATGCGTACTTTAATATTAATGTACTGATTCTGGCGGCCTGTATGTATCTTCTTTTTACTACGGTCTTTACGTTTTGTTTTGAGACCCTTGAAAGGCGGGTGGGGGTTTATGAAAAGCGCTGA
- a CDS encoding amino acid ABC transporter ATP-binding protein: protein MKSADSTAVLELQEIVKRYGNLTAVDGVSLSVAAGEKVVVIGPSGSGKSTLLRSVNMLECIDGGHILFEGRDVGYVTRKGKRVPDAQKNICRLRSEIGMVFQHFHLFPHMTVLGNVMEGPVTVKKMDRAEACELACMMLEKVGLSDKKDVFPATLSGGQKQRVAIARALAMQPKMMLFDEPTSALDPELVGEVFDTIRALAKDGMTMIIVTHQMGFAREIADRVLFMENGVLVDSGKPADFFGSCQENDRISSFLSRCM, encoded by the coding sequence ATGAAAAGCGCTGACAGCACAGCGGTTCTGGAGCTGCAGGAAATTGTAAAACGGTATGGCAACCTGACGGCTGTCGACGGCGTCAGTCTTTCAGTGGCGGCTGGAGAAAAAGTAGTGGTTATAGGCCCGTCCGGTTCCGGAAAATCCACATTGCTACGTAGCGTGAATATGCTGGAATGTATTGACGGAGGGCATATTTTGTTTGAAGGCCGGGATGTGGGCTATGTGACACGGAAAGGAAAGCGGGTGCCGGATGCTCAGAAGAATATCTGCAGGCTGCGTTCTGAAATAGGTATGGTATTTCAGCATTTTCATCTTTTCCCCCATATGACTGTCCTTGGTAATGTGATGGAAGGTCCTGTTACGGTAAAAAAGATGGACAGGGCAGAAGCCTGTGAACTCGCTTGTATGATGTTGGAAAAGGTCGGGCTTTCCGACAAGAAAGATGTTTTTCCCGCAACCCTTTCCGGAGGGCAGAAACAGCGGGTTGCCATTGCAAGGGCACTGGCCATGCAGCCCAAGATGATGCTGTTTGATGAGCCCACATCCGCCCTGGATCCTGAATTGGTGGGAGAAGTGTTTGACACCATACGCGCGCTGGCAAAGGACGGTATGACCATGATTATTGTGACCCATCAGATGGGTTTTGCTCGGGAAATTGCCGACAGGGTTCTTTTTATGGAGAACGGGGTGTTGGTGGACAGCGGTAAGCCTGCAGATTTTTTTGGATCCTGTCAGGAAAATGATCGGATTTCTTCTTTTCTGTCCCGTTGCATGTAA
- a CDS encoding RsmE family RNA methyltransferase produces MRRIPFPLLDSSPSTLTITGQNAEHIRKVLRMETGDTLCIFDGKGNEQKAIIERIDSKGVHCTPTGAIRRIPPPPVHLDIAIALLKEKKTDELIRPLTELGAATIRIFVANRSIPVLKKDKVNLRMEKWQKLASESLKQCCGSHIPEILFHDGMAPLLHGDGGEEMRLLFWESTQTSKWPGTESSPHRIRAVFGPEGGLEPAEVQALTNAGYQVLGLGPRILRAPTAILAGTALLQHRYGDLSLPPMDGRWQAPA; encoded by the coding sequence ATGCGCCGTATTCCCTTTCCACTGTTAGACAGCTCACCTTCCACACTCACCATCACTGGCCAGAATGCTGAACATATCCGCAAGGTGCTCCGCATGGAAACAGGCGATACCCTCTGCATTTTTGACGGCAAAGGAAATGAGCAGAAAGCCATTATAGAAAGAATCGACAGCAAAGGCGTTCATTGCACGCCCACAGGAGCCATACGGCGGATTCCGCCCCCTCCTGTACACCTGGATATTGCCATCGCCCTTCTCAAAGAAAAAAAAACGGATGAACTGATCCGTCCACTGACAGAGCTTGGCGCAGCCACCATCCGAATTTTTGTCGCCAACCGAAGCATCCCCGTTCTCAAAAAAGACAAAGTAAATCTGCGCATGGAAAAATGGCAGAAACTCGCCTCAGAATCTCTCAAGCAGTGTTGCGGAAGCCACATACCGGAAATTCTTTTTCACGATGGTATGGCTCCCCTGCTGCATGGAGACGGCGGCGAAGAGATGCGCCTCCTTTTCTGGGAAAGTACCCAGACAAGCAAATGGCCGGGAACAGAATCCAGCCCTCATCGCATCCGAGCCGTTTTTGGCCCTGAAGGCGGGCTGGAGCCCGCTGAAGTCCAGGCTTTAACAAACGCAGGCTATCAGGTTCTGGGCCTTGGCCCACGCATCCTGAGGGCTCCCACGGCCATTCTGGCAGGAACGGCCCTGCTGCAACATCGTTACGGAGACCTGTCCCTGCCACCCATGGACGGGAGATGGCAAGCTCCCGCATGA